CCCAAAATTTCCGTGCGTTCCTTCAGGAGGAAACGGTTTTTGTAAAATGAGCAATTCAAACTTTCCCCATAGATATTCTATAGGATTTCTCTTTTTTACTTCCGGAATACTGTTATACACGGGTGGAAGACTTCTCATGTACACCAATAACGCCGAGAGATCATCGTCGCTCAACCCGGCGTATGAAGGCCAAGGCATCGGGAACGGCATCATTCGGTCCCCGTTTACTCTTATTCCATTCGTTATCGCGCTGATAATCTGTTCATCTGTAGCCTTTCCTAATCCAGTCTCTTCATCGGGCGTTAAATTTCTTGAAACGAAATCACCGTATGGTCCCAACCTGAACATATTTCCTCCCGCCATCCTCAATTCCCGTATCATTCTATCATCTTCGTCAAAGGGTGAATGACAATGGGGACAGCCAAGGTATTCAACGAGATACGCGCCTCTTTCAATAGGGTTCATCCTGTTCTCTTCATCCATATTCGCATAATACTCACCAAGCTCATCCGCATCCATCTCCCATACAGGTTTTCTAGCGAGAGATATAACATAGTTTGACAAATCCCAGAGCTGATTCGAACTTACCAAATCGTCATAAGACGGCATAGGTGTCCCGTTCATTCCCGTCACCAAACGCAGATAGATATCTTTTGCCGATGAACCTCCTATGAATGTCCACGGCTCTGTAAGATTTGCAGCAACGGTAAGTCTGCCGAGATCATCTTCAAGCTCAGCGACATCGTCGCCTTCACCTGAACCATCATCACCGTGGCAATCTGCGCATCCGAGGTCTTCATAAAATGTTTTACCACTGAGAATACTCTTTGCCGAACTC
This genomic window from Candidatus Neomarinimicrobiota bacterium contains:
- a CDS encoding c-type cytochrome — encoded protein: MSQFVKTFSFIDILGLILAIIFSSGGLNSSTLQDDNKEENNLGKSIYEQKCSNCHGEDGKGNGLAAQFLRPYPLDFVLGLYKVRTTATGSIPTDADIRKSVKEGIHGTAMPSWAPFITGDSLEAIIEYVKSFSSRFAEESAEIVRVDKPMASSAKSILSGKTFYEDLGCADCHGDDGSGEGDDVAELEDDLGRLTVAANLTEPWTFIGGSSAKDIYLRLVTGMNGTPMPSYDDLVSSNQLWDLSNYVISLARKPVWEMDADELGEYYANMDEENRMNPIERGAYLVEYLGCPHCHSPFDEDDRMIRELRMAGGNMFRLGPYGDFVSRNLTPDEETGLGKATDEQIISAITNGIRVNGDRMMPFPMPWPSYAGLSDDDLSALLVYMRSLPPVYNSIPEVKKRNPIEYLWGKFELLILQKPFPPEGTHGNFGEVKVNEQM